CTCATCTTTCAATAAAGAAGTGGTGACAACTGGATGCTGACCTGCCAACTGGTTGACTTCCTTCATATCAATCTGTCCGTCAAGATCCCGTTTGTTCACTATCACAATGGTATCCTGATCTTTGACAAGCTCAAACAGTTCTCTGTCCGAATCCGTCAACGGTTCATTATAGTTTACAACAAAGAGAATCAGCTCTGCATCTATCATGACCTGTCTGGACCGCTCGACACCAAGCCGTTCCACCACATCTTCCGTTTCACGAATGCCGGCCGTATCGAGAAGCTTGAGCGGCACTCCCCGAATATTCACGTACTCTTCGATGACATCCCGCGTCGTTCCCGGAATTTCCGTCACAATGGCTTTGTTTTCATGCACCAGGCTGTTTAAGAGCGACGATTTCCCCACATTCGGTCTTCCTACTATAACGGTGGAAAGCCCTTCTCGCAAGATCTTCCCCTGTTCGGCTGTCGTTAACAGCCTGTCAATTTCCTGTTTGACATACGTCGACTTTTCCCTGAGCAAATCAAGGGTCACTTCTTCTGCATCATATTCAGGGTAATCGATATTCACTTCCACAGAAGCAACGGTCTCTAAAAGCGCCTGCCGAAGGGTCTGGATCCGATTTGATAATTTCCCTTCCACCTGTTTCATCGCCACATTCATTGCACGATCCGTCTTCGCCTGAATCAGATCCATGACCGCTTCAGCCTGGGACAGATCAATCCGCCCATTCAAAAATGCGCGCTTTGTGAATTCTCCAGGTTCCGCCAGACGTGCCCCCTCATTCAAAATAAGCTGCAGGACCCGATTCACACTCGTCAATCCGCCGTGACAGTTGACTTCAATCATGTCTTCTTTCGTGTACGTTTTCGGCGCCCGCAAAACCGACACCATGACTTCTTCAATAATCTGTCCGTCTTCCGGATTTATCAGATGACCATAATTAATTGTATGACTCGCCACTTCCTGTAAAGGAACGGCACCTTTATATAAACGATCCGCCAGTTCAACGGCTTTCGGACCACTGATTCTGACAATACCAATGGCTCCCTCTCCCATTGGGGTTGAGATCGCGGAAATTGTATCCATATCCATTAAAGAGTCCTCCTCTTTGATTCGTTCACTGCTTCACTTATCCACAGCTGTCATCGTTCAATCGAAACTGATACCAATTAAACAGATTAACACAGTTCACACATTATGAAAAGCATCCACATGTGGATAGCTGAAATCAGTGACCGTCATAATCGTAAACTGTGGATAACCGTCCGCAGGATGGATATCCACAGCCCATTATGATATGAAAGGCACCCAGCACGGTCCAGGTTGCATGTATCCGTGTTAATCATTTCTATAATAAAGCCTAAAAAAAAGAACCCCTGGCCATCATTCAGCCAAGAGTTCTTCTGCTGTTCTTATTCAGGATTCATTCGGTACGACAACGATCCGACGATGCGGTTCTCTGCCTTCAGAATAAGTGGATACTGTATGAATATGCTGCAAAGCCGTATGAATGATCTTACGTTCATGAGCATTCATCGGTTCAAGCTTCACTTCGCGGCCTGTACGGACTGCTTTCTCACTGAGACGCTTTGCCAACGTTTCGAGGGCTTCACGCCGACGGTCCCGGTATCCTTCCGCATCCAGATAAAACTTCATATAGTTATCAGACTGTCTGTTTGCGACAAGATTAACGAGATACTGGAGAGAATCAAGCGTTTGACCGCGTTTGCCGATCAACACGCCTATTTCTGCGCCCGAAATCGTCAAATACATGCCTTCTTTACGCTCTTCTGCCTCCACACTTGCGGTAATGCCCATTTTATCGATCGTGTCACGGAGAAACACCAGCGCCTCTTTTAACGGGTCCGGCTTTAAACGGACTTCAACCAGTGCCGGCTTATTGCCAAGGAACCCGAGAAACCCTTTCTCGGGTTCCTCGAGGACCGTGTAATCCACCTGTTCCGCAGTCACTTCCAATCGGTCAAGACCATTTTGCACAGCTTCTTCAACGGTTTTACCTGATACAGTCACTTTTTTCACTTTTTCTTCGCTCCCCCTGATTTCGCCTTGTTCTTACCTCCGGAACCCTGGGGTTTCTTCTTGTTTTCTTCTTTTTGCTGTTCTTCAGTCTTACCCACATTCGGTCCGGTAATAAACTGTGTCTGAACAATCATGAAGATGTTACCAATTACCCAGTACAGAGCAAGAGCAGACGGGAAGAATGCGGCAAATGCCATGATCATAATCGGCATCACATAAAGCAGCACTTTCATCTGCGGGTTGT
This genomic window from [Bacillus] selenitireducens MLS10 contains:
- the mnmE gene encoding tRNA uridine-5-carboxymethylaminomethyl(34) synthesis GTPase MnmE, with product MDMDTISAISTPMGEGAIGIVRISGPKAVELADRLYKGAVPLQEVASHTINYGHLINPEDGQIIEEVMVSVLRAPKTYTKEDMIEVNCHGGLTSVNRVLQLILNEGARLAEPGEFTKRAFLNGRIDLSQAEAVMDLIQAKTDRAMNVAMKQVEGKLSNRIQTLRQALLETVASVEVNIDYPEYDAEEVTLDLLREKSTYVKQEIDRLLTTAEQGKILREGLSTVIVGRPNVGKSSLLNSLVHENKAIVTEIPGTTRDVIEEYVNIRGVPLKLLDTAGIRETEDVVERLGVERSRQVMIDAELILFVVNYNEPLTDSDRELFELVKDQDTIVIVNKRDLDGQIDMKEVNQLAGQHPVVTTSLLKDEGVDELEEAIRDLFFEGDLDSGDLSYVSNSRHIALLNQAKRSIDEALMAVETGMPVDMVQIDITKAWELLGEVIGDSVHESLIDQLFSQFCLGK
- the jag gene encoding RNA-binding cell elongation regulator Jag/EloR, coding for MKKVTVSGKTVEEAVQNGLDRLEVTAEQVDYTVLEEPEKGFLGFLGNKPALVEVRLKPDPLKEALVFLRDTIDKMGITASVEAEERKEGMYLTISGAEIGVLIGKRGQTLDSLQYLVNLVANRQSDNYMKFYLDAEGYRDRRREALETLAKRLSEKAVRTGREVKLEPMNAHERKIIHTALQHIHTVSTYSEGREPHRRIVVVPNES